The following proteins come from a genomic window of Aspergillus luchuensis IFO 4308 DNA, chromosome 3, nearly complete sequence:
- the GIM5 gene encoding prefoldin subunit 5 (COG:O;~EggNog:ENOG410PR1N;~InterPro:IPR004127,IPR011599,IPR009053;~PFAM:PF02996;~go_component: GO:0016272 - prefoldin complex [Evidence IEA];~go_function: GO:0051082 - unfolded protein binding [Evidence IEA];~go_process: GO:0006457 - protein folding [Evidence IEA]) has protein sequence MHSMHPPSPPYTLLETAADHPQSSKPASPPPPPYNPVQNQTKKMPPPNTPASSDSPPPGSVNINSLSVPQLRALQTRLSSELEHLTTSHAKLRAAQLKFKDCVRSINEGVIGSQKKGTDGKEDILVPLTSSLYVKGKLADREKVLVDVGTGFYVEKTAAKAIEFYENKVKELETNLTELEKIVQTKSQQQRLFEDALRQKLLAEGAGSAATASAGAG, from the exons ATGCACTCTATgcatcccccatccccaccataCACTCTCCTTGAGACCGCGGCGGACCACCCTCAAAGCTCAAagccagcatcaccaccaccaccaccatacaACCCAGTAC agaaccaaaccaaaaaaaTGCCACCACCCAACACCCCCGCATCATCCGACTCCCCCCCTCCGGGCTCAG TAAATATCAACTCCCTCTCCGTTCCGCAACTCCGCGCCCTTCAAACCCGCCTATCCTCCGAACTCGAACACCTGACGACCTCGCACGCGAAGCTTCGCGCCGCACAACTCAAATTCAAAGATTGCGTGCGCTCCATCAACGAGGGTGTAATTGGGTCTCAGAAGAAGGGCACCGACGGAAAGGAGGATATCCTGGTGCCGTTGACGAGTTCGTTGTATGTGAAGGGGAAGTTGGCGGATCGGGAGAAGGTGCTTGTTGACGTTGGGACGGGGTTTTATGTTGAGAAG ACTGCCGCCAAAGCTATCGAGTTCTACGAAAATAAGgtcaaggagctggagacgAATCTTAccgagttggagaagattgTGCAGACGAAGAGTCAGCAGCAGAGGTTGTTTGAGGATG CTTTGAGACAGAAGTTGCTGGCTGAGGGTGCTGGATCTGCTGCTACTGCGTCTGCGGGTGCCGGTTGA
- a CDS encoding uncharacterized protein (COG:S;~EggNog:ENOG410PQZW) gives MASQNRIDFECSGAQEWTLPGYGKQDVPKATPDELPKQPPAAPAIKGTPSTPVRPAVVPRPARGRGGYRGRIGRSSGVSPKPNLFGDSPAKSKWRGKLEPTGLVKLPAPFGTFKNEFFGVAGLTGSIRKPPGAHGRYEVFEEISRRTGAFIKPPFYNDNTIYLWGEPFQVAAAKDIILTIVAKCNNASKKKVVWEKIMAHSVSKEARVELKERYDARLQVLQKQPDSSSEFSDLMLFLWPKDGPSISDSLGSQLEALDNIRVKFNCHVFVPKDLPNHICAMGHNDEAMRQIVRRLRTKWTEVVANYVVKGKLYLVEPPTAMKSKIVVKKDARLAKPLLRGTPLQGPEAQQWPDRASLIQSKNNARLLSMVERCLKGVVVVRGHLRMRVNLGSFVLDQYRIPADDKPYYVLEEFREMILHEQTKGRLIPGLKVHKDELLARCYQATHLLQPYLSTAQSLSSAEPAFSVNFEFLGQSNSMLRLEAEFARSPGASEYETTQRRWLKPRQDGQSSDKRPPLQVAVIDFEKSDWQLELKSLEFYQASSIDAALRDFAGTIKFRSTATMHDISAKPERKVEFSQSAPVARFIEKSAIRYKIKGTNYTLEIARYDEYSRANASALSNKLPASYAGPFTTEPNTSWGASLFDPHWDNLLGEHANLAIGHAAQYDSSLESFFPARGAGGNSEKSQGFWAFVDTVKQVAGLMGPVRTTATSSGEKSRLGANSAMSVKPTTVQGRSSDSSPVMGTTDLAGLLNADLGTLF, from the exons ATGGCTTCACAAAATCGCATAGA CTTCGAGTGCTCCGGAGCCCAGG AATGGACGCTTCCGGGCTACGGAAAGCAAG ACGTCCCCAAAGCCACTCCGGATGAGCTACCCAAACAGCCCCCAGCTGCACCTGCCATTAAAGGCACTCCCAGCACGCCGGTGCGCCCCGCAGTTGTCCCACGACCAGCACGAGGCCGTGGAGGATATCGCGGACGGATTGGACGCTCAAGCGGGGTATCTCCTAAACCAAATCTTTTTGGAGATTCACCTGCGAAATCTAAGTGGAGAGGCAAGCTGGAGCCTACGG GCCTCGTCAAATTACCCGCGCCTTTTGGGACCTTCAAAAATGA ATTTTTCGGCGTTGCAGGATTGACAGGCTCGATCAGGAAGCCACCGGGGGCGCATGGCCGCTATGAAGTCTTTGAAGAGATTAGCCGACGTACAGGTGCCTTCATAAAGCCGCCCTTCTATAACGACAAT ACCATCTACCTATGGGGCGAGCCGTTTCAGGTTGCAGCTGCAAAAGACATCATTCTCACTATCGTTGCAAAGTGCAACAATgcgagcaagaagaaggtagTATGGGAGAAGATAATGGCGCATTCAGTCAGTAAGGAAGCTCGTgtggagttgaaggagagaTACGATGCTAGGCTCCAGGTGCTGCAAAAGCAACCTGATTCCTCTTCCGAGTTTTCGGACCTT ATGCTATTTCTGTGGCCAAAGGATGGTCCCTCTATCAGTGATTCCCTGGGTTCGCAGCTCGAGGCTCTCGACAATATACGGGTCAAGTTCAATTGTCACGTCTTTGTTCCAAAAGATCTCCCCAATCATATCTGTGCTATGGGGCACAACGATGAAGCCATGAGACAGATCGTCCGACGCCTCAGAACAAAGTGGACTGAGGTTGTTGCCAACTATGTTGTGAAAGGCAAACTCTACCTTGTCGAACCTCCGACTGCCATGAAAAGTAAGATTGTCGTGAAGAAGGACGCCCGCCTAGCAAAGCCATTACTCCGTGGGACACCACTCCAGGGCCCCGAGGCGCAACAGTGGCCCGACCGAGCGAGTCTGATCCAATCAAAGAATAATGCCCGGCTTCTGAGCATGGTCGAGAGATGCCTGAAGGGCGTGGTCGTTGTTCGTGGGCACTTGCGTATGCGGGTCAATCTCGGCTCGTTTGTACTCGACCAATACCGTATTCCAGCAGACGACAAACCATACTATGTTCTGGAAGAGTTCAGAGAGATGATACTGCACGAGCAGACTAAGGGACGCTTGATACCAGG CCTCAAGGTCCATAAAGACGAACTTCTTGCCAGATGTTACCAGGCTACCCATCTGCTTCAGCCATATCTCAGCACGGCACAATCGCTGAGCAGCGCCGAGCCTGCATTTTCAGTGAACTTCGAATTCCTAGGCCAAAGCAACTCCATGCTTCGACTGGAGGCAGAGTTCGCCAGGAGCCCCGGTGCATCAGAATACGAGACCACCCAGCGAAGGTGGCTTAAACCCCGTCAGGACGGCCAATCTAGCGACAAACGCCCTCCCCTGCAGGTAGCCGTCATTGACTTCGAAAAGTCCGACTGGCAGCTCGAGTTGAAGTCTCTGGAATTTTATCAGGCCAGTTCGATTGATGCTGCATTGAGAGATTTTGCAGGCACCATTAAGTTCAGAAGCACCGCTACGATGCATGATATTTCGGCCAAGCCTGAGAGAAAGGTCGAATTTTCTCAATCCGCGCCGGTGGCTAGATTTATCGAGAAGTCCGCCATCCGTTACAAAATCAAAGGGACCAACTATACCCTAGAGATTGCTCGCTACGATGAGTATAGCCGTGCAAATGCGTCAGCGTTGTCCAACAAGCTGCCGGCTAGTTATGCGGGTCCTTTCACCACGGAGCCTAATACTTCCTGGGGCGCATCATTGTTCGACCCTCACTGGGACAACCTCTTGGGTGAACATGCCAATCTGGCTATTGGGCATGCTGCTCAGTATGACTCGAGTCTGGAGAGCTTTTTCCCGGCAAGAGGGGCAGGGGGCAATTCGGAGAAAAGCCAAGGGTTCTGGGCGTTTGTCGACACGGTGAAGCAGGTTGCGGGACTAATGGGTCCTGTACGGACCACCGCAACCTCTTCTGGAGAGAAGTCTCGGCTTGGGGCCAATTCTGCCATGAGCGTCAAGCCCACGACGGTTCAGGGCCGATCGAGCGACTCGTCGCCGGTCATGGGCACGACCGATCTGGCTGGACTGCTCAATGCAGACCTCGGAACCTTGTTCTAG
- the ORC1 gene encoding origin recognition complex subunit 1 (COG:L;~EggNog:ENOG410PHW5;~InterPro:IPR003959,IPR001025,IPR027417,IPR003593, IPR041083,IPR043151,IPR020793;~PFAM:PF13401,PF00004,PF13191;~go_function: GO:0003682 - chromatin binding [Evidence IEA];~go_function: GO:0005524 - ATP binding [Evidence IEA];~go_function: GO:0016887 - ATPase activity [Evidence IEA]) yields MASDSADEADKSRSRKSSVRKRAQLWMTKGGLVRDDSDDELGDEDHPWEWIYDHNDENNNHSEQATAEDTPKSSRRRTPRPNAKRRRTIVGARMGSFECALGQVVLLKSPEPGKVWIGIITEFLEQEDPDAEEEVIKSANIMWFVSPDEFMSTRNKRRTDALPNEQYLTADFNVNPLTSINGKATVMSKDAFYAKYPDGVPPKGKEELAEFNKCIVVRRGVNQLQGRYTEEFVWEDVYREDRVFDLITLIKDGLKAAKKRKQVDEDYDEKKDNTKEEDEFVPTTPRKRQKVATNATPQSRRQKTFTTPAHKRIVVKKPLEFTPLGTRILSPTHFASPYRQARTSLHVSTVPTSLPCRKTEFETVYSHLSAAIVEGTGACIYISGTPGTGKTATVREVVAQLNSAVLAEEMDDFIFVEINGMKVTDPHQSYSMLWAALKGDRVSPSHALDLLEREFSHPSPRRVSCVVLMDELDQLVTKNQSVMYNFFNWPALRHSRLIVLAVANTMDLPERTLSNKISSRLGLTRITFPGYKHTDLMEIISTRLANVPGNIVDADAIQFASRKVAAVSGDARRALDICRRAVEIAEQASEAAAQDPDTDKPDADDTESLPPTPSKTPARKERSLKQSAQSSPQKKPPTKPQTVGRVTIATIKQAIHEATSTPLQQSLRCLPLAAKLFLAAMLARVRRTGISESAFGDVIDEAKRIADAAVAVAGAAGAGIKEFLLAGGTGARVRALGYAAMELTNSGVLALEYGAGAKGPLGSAAIPHRGDRSGKVRLRIAAEDVKIAFREDDEAKGLGLGLDQ; encoded by the exons ATGGCTTCCGACTCTGCCGATGAGGCAGACAAGTCGCGGTCCCGCAAGTCTAGTGTCCGCAAGCGTGCTCAGCTATGGATGACCAAGGGAGGTCTTGTCCGTGACGACTCCGACGACGAACTCGGCGATGAAGACCACCCCTGGGAATGGATCTATGACCACAACGATGAGAACAACAATCATAGCGAACAGGCGACTGCAGAGGATACCCCCAAATCGAGCCGGAGACGTACCCCTCGCCCCAATGCCAAACGCCGCCGGACTATTGTCGGAGCTCGGATGGGCTCGTTCGAATGCGCCTTGGGCCAGGTGGTGCTTTTGAAATCCCCAGAACCAGGCAAAGTTTGGATTGGCATTATAACGGAATTCTTGGAACAGGAGGATCCagatgctgaggaggaggtcatCAAATCGGCAAACATCATGTGGTTTGTTTCCCCGGATGAATTCATGTCAACCCGGAACAAGCGACGAACCGACGCTTTGCCCAACGAGCAATACCTGACTGCCGATTTCAACGTCAATCCTCTTACGTCAATCAATGGCAAAGCTACGGTGATGTCCAAGGATGCATTCTACGCCAAGTACCCAGACGGTGTTCCTccgaagggaaaagaagaactcGCGGAGTTCAACAAATGCATTGTTGTTCGGAGAGGAGTGAACCAGCTGCAAGGACGTTATACAGAAGAGTTTGTCTGGGAGGATGTGTACCGTGAGGATAGGGTCTTTGATCTCATTACCTTGATCAAGGATGGGTTGAAAGCAGCCAAAAAGCGCAAGCAAGTCGACGAAGAT TatgacgagaagaaggataacaccaaggaagaggacgaattCGTTCCCACCACACCTAGGAAAAGACAGAAAGTGGCTACAAATGCTACTCCCCAGTCGCGGCGTCAAAAGACCTTTACCACACCAGCTCATAAGAG AATCGTCGTCAAAAAGCCACTCGAGTTCACACCTCTTGGTACTCGTATTCTTTCACCCACTCATTTCGCCTCCCCGTACCGCCAGGCGCGCACGTCGCTGCACGTTTCCACCGTGCCTACATCGCTCCCATGCCGAAAGACAGAGTTCGAAACTGTCTATAGTCATCTCAGTGCCGCGATCGTGGAAGGGACAGGGGCCTGTATCTACATTTCAGGGACGCCGGGTACTGGAAAGACAGCAACGGTCCGCGAAGTCGTTGCGCAGTTGAATTCGGCCGTGTTGGCAGAAGAGATGGACGATTTCATCTTCGTTGAGATCAACGGCATGAAGGTCACCGATCCCCACCAATCTTACTCAATGCTCTGGGCAGCCCTCAAGGGTGACAGAGTATCGCCTTCACATGCCCTCGACCTTCTTGAGCGGGAGTTctcacatccatccccacGACGAGTGTCTTGCGTCGTTCTTATGGACGAGCTCGATCAGCTTGTCACAAAGAATCAGTCCGTGATGtacaacttcttcaactggCCTGCACTTCGTCACTCTCGCCTTATTGTCTTGGCTGTGGCAAACACCATGGACCTTCCGGAACGTACACTCAGCAACAAGATTTCCAGTCGTCTGGGTCTCACCCGTATTACCTTTCCAGGCTACAAGCACACAGATCTGATGGAAATCATCAGCACCCGCTTAGCCAACGTACCAGGAAACATCGTTGACGCAGATGCCATTCAATTCGCCAGTCGCAAGGTCGCCGCCGTTAGTGGTGACGCCCGACGTGCCTTGGACATCTGTCGACGCGCCGTCGAAATTGCCGAACAGGCTAGCGAAGCAGCAGCCCAAGACCCAGACACAGACAAACCCGACGCAGACGACACCGAATCCctacccccaacacccagcAAGACCCCAGCCCGCAAAGAAAGATCTCTCAAACAATCCGCCCAGTCCTCCCCTCAAAAGAAACCCCCTACCAAACCACAAACAGTCGGCCGTGTCACCATCGCCACAATCAAACAGGCCATCCACGAAGCCACATCAACCCCTCTCCAACAGTCCCTCCGCTGTCTCCCCCTCGCCGCTaagctcttcctcgccgcCATGCTAGCCCGCGTCCGACGCACCGGTATCTCCGAATCAGCATTCGGCGACGTTATCGACGAAGCCAAACGAATCGCCGATGCGGCCGTGGCCGTGGCCGGAGCAGCAGGCGCCGGCATCAAAGAGTTCCTATTAGCCGGAGGGACCGGCGCTCGCGTACGAGCTTTGGGCTACGCCGCGATGGAACTGACAAACTCGGGCGTTCTCGCCCTGGAGTACGGAGCCGGTGCTAAGGGACCGCTAGGTAGCGCTGCTATACCGCATCGCGGCGATCGCAGCGGGAAAGTACGACTACGTATCGCTGCAGAGGATGTCAAAATTGCTTTCcgcgaggatgacgaagcCAAGGGGCTTGGGTTGGGCTTGGATCAGTGA